The nucleotide window CGATCTCGGCGCTCGGGCTGAGCCTTTCGTGCGGCAGGGTCTCCCAGGCCGGGAACTCGACGATCTCGGCGTCGTCGGAGAAGCAGCCGAGGTTCTCCCGCAGCGCCTCGGACTCCCGCCCGGTGGCGGTGATCACGAGCAGGGCACGGCCCTTGTCCAAACGGCTCCGCTGTTCCATCAGGGCGGCCAGCAGGGGTGCACGCAGCCCCTCGGTGAGCGAGAAGTCGGCGTCACGGGCCGCGAAGGCGAGGGCGTTGTCGAACGTGGAGGCGCGCGAAAGCGCCGGAATCAAGCCCTGAAGAATCACCGCACAAGTCTACGGGTTCTCTGGCGCGCGCTAGGCGGGCGGAGCGTGGAACTTCTGCTGGGCCGCGGTGACACCGTCGAAGGCGATCATCTCGATGGCGTCCGCGGCATCCTCGAGCATGATCGGCAGGGTCGCCCGCTCGGTGCTGCTGAAGTCGTGCAGCACGAAGTCGGCCGCGTTCTGACGGCCGGGCGGGCGGCCGATGCCCATCCGGATGCGGGTGAATTCGTTGCTGCCCGCGGCGGAGATGATGTCCCGCACCCCGTTGTGGCCGCCGTGGCCGCCGCCCACCTTGATCTTCAGGGTGTCGAACGGCAGGTCGAGCTCGTCGTGTACGACGATCAGGCGGGAGACATCGAGGGAGTAGAACCGCAGCAGGCCCGCGACGGGGCCGCCGGAGAGGTTCATGAAGCTGTTTGGCTTGGCCAGGATGAGCTTGGGGCCGCCGGGGACGCTGCGGCCTTCGGCGACGGAGGCGTTCGCCTTGTGGTTCTTGAAGTTCGCGCGCAGGCGGTCGGCCAGCACGGCTGTCACCATGTGGCCCACGTTGTGGCGATTACCGGCGTAGCCGGGCCCGGGGTTACCGAGCCCGACTACGAGCCAGAGATTCTCGTCCAGGGGGTTCCTTTACGCAGTTTTCTGTCCGGTGATCACGAAGGGGGAAAGCTACTCTGCGGCAGCTTCCTCGGCGGGAGCCTCCTCGGTGGCGGTCTCCTCTTCCTCTTCCTCGGCCGGCAGGTGCACACCGACGACAACCATCTCGGGGTCGGAGATGAGCGACGCGCCCTCGGGCAGCGTGATCTCGCTGGCGTGGATGAGGGCGCCGTCTTCGAGGCCCTCGACATCGACGCTGACGCTCTGCGGGATGTTGGTGGCTTCGACCTCGAGCAGCAGGGTCTTGGCGTCGAGGTCGGCGGTGGTGCCGGCGGCGGGCTCACCGGTGACGTGCACGGCGACCTCGACCTGGACCTTTTCACCCTTGCGGATGACGATGAGGTCGAGGTGCTCGATGATCTGGCGAACCGGGTCCTTCTGCACATCCTTGACCAGGGTCAGGTGAGTGGTGCCCTCGACGTCGAGCTCCAGCACGGCGTTCGCACGACGCAGCAGCAGGCCGATCTCGTGGGCCGGCAGGGCCACGTGCACGGGGTCGGTGCCGTGACCGTAGATCACGGCGGGGATCTTGCCGAGCACGCGCAGCTTGCGGGCAGCGCCCTTGCCGAAGCTGACGCGGGCGTCAGCGGCGATCTTGTTGTTGTTGTTCTTGGCCTCAGCCATGGTGTCTCCTTGCGGGCCTGGTGTGCCCGTATTGATGGTGCGGGCACGAAGCCCGCAGTACGGATGCTGGTTCAACTCGAACGCATGTCAGCGTGAGGAAAGGCCTGGGGGGACTTTTCGCCGCGTCGATTACGGATTTCGCAGGTGCCGGTTGCCCGACTGGCGCGAATCCCTCGCCGAAGTTCAACTCAAGAGTCTAGCGGACGAGTGGGGTGGCCGCACGACCCCGATAACATGACGATCATGGCCAGCCTGCACACCCGAGTGACCGAAGACGTCGGACGGTCCATCGTCGACGGCGCGGTTCCGGCGGGGGCCGTGCTGCTCTCCGATGAGATCGAGCGCCGGCAGGGAGTGAGCCGGTCCGTCATCCGGGAGGCCATCAGGGTGCTGGGGTCGATGGGGCTCGTCGAGTCCGTCAAACGGGTCGGCATCAGGGTTCTGCCGGCGGAGAGCTGGAACGTCTACGACCCCACCCTCATCCGCTGGCGCCTGCTCGGGCCCGGCAAGGGAGACCAGCTGCGGTCACTGACCGAGCTCCGCTCCGCCGTGGAACCGATGGCGGCAGAGTTGGCGGCCAGGCACGCGGACCCCTCCGTCTCCGCCGAGCTGATCGAGGTGGCCGAGCTGATGCGCGTCGTGGGGTCCTCCGGTGACGTGTCCAGGTTCCTCGAGCTCGACATCCGCTTTCACCGGCTGGTGCTGCAGGGGTCGGGCAACGAGATGTTCGCCAAGCTCGACGAGCCCATCGCGGCGGTGCTGTCCGGGCGCACCGACCTGGGCCTGATGCCCGACCATCCGCACGAGAACACCCTGCAGCTGCACGCGGACGTGGCCGACGCGGTCGCGGGCGGCCACCCCGGGCAGGCCAGGGAGGCGATGGAGCTCATCATGCGTCGCACCTACGCGGAGGTCCAACCGACCTGGACGGCCGCATCCGGTCAATAAGTATGATTACATTGGGGTAGCGGACCAGTAATCTTGATTGTGGTCCTCGCTCACAGACCCAAAGGAGATTTGCGTGTCAGAAACCGGTTCAGCAAACATCGGCGTCGTCGGACTGGCGGTGATGGGCTCCAACCTCGCCCGCAACCTCGCCAGCCGCGAAGGCAACACCGTCGCGGTGTACAACCGCTCCCCCGAGCGCACCCGGCTGCTCACCGACGAGCACCCCGAGGCCGGTTTTGTGGCCTCGGAGACCATCGAGGAGTTCGTCGCGTCGCTGAAGACCCCGCGCACGGCGATCATCATGGTTCAGGCCGGCAAGGGCACCGACGCCGTGATCAGCCAGCTGACCGAGCTCTTCGAGCCCGGCGACATCATCGTCGACGGCGGCAACGCCCTGTTCACCGACACCCTGCGCCGCGAGAAGGCCGTGCGCGAGACCGGCATCAACTTCGTCGGCGCCGGCATCTCCGGCGGCGAAGAGGGCGCCCTCAAGGGCCCGAGCATCATGCCCGGCGGCTCCGCCGAGGCGTACGTCACCCTCGGCCCGATCCTCGAATCCATCGCCGCGGTCGTCGACGGCGTGCCCTGCGTCACCCACGTCGGCACCGACGGCGCCGGCCACTTCGTCAAGATGATCCACAACGGCATCGAGTACGCCGACATGCAGCTCATCGGCGAGGCCTACGACCTCATCCGGCGCGGTACCGGCAAGACCCCGGTCGAGATCTCCGAGATCTTCACCGAGTGGAACAAGGGCGACCTCGAGAGCTACCTCATCGAGATCACCGCTGAAGTCCTCAAGCAGGTCGACGCCAAGACCGGCCAGCCTCTCGTCGACGTGATCCTCGACCAGGCCGGCAGCAAGGGCACCGGCGTCTGGACCGTGCAGACCGCATTGGACCTCGGCATCCCCGTCTCCGGCATCGCCGAGGCCGTGTTCGCCCGCTCCGTCTCCTCCAAGCCCGCGCAGCGTGCCGCCGCGGCCGCCCTTCCCGGCCCGACCGCGAACCCGGTCGAGGACGTGGACGGCTTCATCGAGGGTGTTCGCCAGGCGCTCTACGCGTCGAAGATCATCGCGTACTCGCAGGGCTTCGACGCCATCGTCGCCGGCGCCGAGCAGTACAACTGGGACATCAAGAAGGGCGACATCGCGAAGATCTGGCGCGGCGGCTGCATCATCCGCGCCCGCTTCCTCAACCGCATCACCGAGGCCTACACCGAGAACCCCGGGCTCGTCTCACTCGTCACCGCCCCGTTCTTCACGGATGTCGTCGCCAAGGCGCAGGACTCCTGGCGCAACGTCGTCGCCGACGCCGCTCACGCCGGCATCCCCGCGCCGGTGTTCGCGTCGTCGCTGGCGTACTACGACAGCCTGCGTGCCGACCGCCTCCCCGCGGCACTCACCCAGGGCCAGCGCGACTTCTTCGGTGCGCACACCTACAAGCGCGTCGACATGGAAGGCACCTTCCACACCCTGTGGTCCGGCGACCGCAGCGAGATCGTCACCGAGGGCTCCTCACACTAGAGTCCGCTCCCCCGCACCACCCGCCCGGCAACTGTTGCCCGTGCGGACATCTGCACCCGGTACGCCGGCCGCAGAAGTCCGGACGGGCAACAGTTGTCTGCACGGTCGGCCGGCGCGGTTCAGCGGATGACCGGTAGTCCGGCTCCGCGGAGCAGCCGCGACAATGCCGCCCGGTCGGCCAGCTCGGCCCAGCCCCACCGCACCACGGTGAAGCCCTCGGCGCGCAGGTGATCCTCGCGAATCTTCTCCTCGTAGACGACATCGCCGGGAGCGCGTCCCCGCAGGTATTCCTCCTTGAGGTACTTGCCCTTGCCGTCGAACTCGCCGATCAGCCTGAAGTCCAGCCATTCATGATCGGCGTAGTACCAGCCGCCGCGGGGGTTCCGGTGCCGCGCCTGCAGCTCAGGGTCGGGAAACCCCAGCTCGAAGATCGCGACCCGGCTCAGCGACTCTCCAGGGTTGGCCACGTTCGGCCGGGCAAAATCGAGCGCGCGCTGCGCCCTGACAAGTCCGCGCACCGAGACGACCCTGGTCAGGGCCTCCGACAGCTCGTCGGCGTATACGAGCACCCGCGGGTCGGCGCGGTCCGGGTTCAGACCGTGATCGAGGGCCACGACGGCATCAGCGAAGCTCACCGTCCTGGCGAGGTCCACCAGGGTGCGCGCCGGACTGGTGACGAGCACGCCGTCGATCTCGACGATCTCGTCCCAGTCGAACTCGGCCCGGTGCACGAGCACCCCGTTCTTGCTGCGTGCGTGGGAGGCCGGCCGGGCCAGCACGTGAACCGCGTTTGGCCAGGGACTGCCCAGCGGGATTCCCCAGAGCGCGGCCGCGGACTGGTGGCTGACGATGGGGTCGTGTTTCCTGGTCTCCACGACGGCCCGGATCCGGTCCAGGTACTTTTGGCCGAGGTCGATACTCCGCCAGCGTTCCGCCGTCGTGAAGACGCCGCGCCTGAGCCGGGTGGCCTCGCCGAGGTCGACCTCCCGCCGGGCGTGTCTGGCGTCGGTGTCGCTCACGCCGATCTTCTTCACGAGGAACAGGCCCGTCTGTGGGTCCAACCGGTCAACAGTCATGGCCCGAGCGTCGCACCCGCAGGTCCGCCGTCGCGGGCCGCGCGCACGGCTGTGCAGAACCGGCACGACGACAGCCTGGGGAGGCGGGGCCACCGCCGGCTTCTGTTGCTCGAACGGACATCTGCGTCCGGCGTGCCGGACGCAGATGTCCGGATGGGGAACAGTTAGGGGTGGCGGGCGGGGCGGGGGCGCCTGGCGCGGCGGGCGGCGCGGGACAGGCGCAGGGCGCGGCCGAGCAGGCCGAGGGCGAGCCAGGCGATCGCGGCGAGCACTCCGGGCCAGGGCAGGGTCACTGCGAGGAGCAGGCAGCCCGCTACGCCCAGGTACTGCACTGCGCGAGGCAACCAGCGCTCTGCACGCGGCTGGCGCAGGGCGGCCAGATGCGCGATCGCGTAGTAGACGAGCACGGCGCAGGCCGAGAAGCCCACCAGTTGAGCCGGGTCGAGCACCAGCACGCCGAGGATCGCGACGAGGCCCACGCTCACCTCGGCCGTGACGGGTGTCTGCCGGGTCACCGAGACGCGGCTGAGCCCGCCGGGCAGGTCGCCCTCCCGCGCCATCGCCAGCCCGGTGCGGCTGAGCCCGGCCAGGATGCCGGCGAGCGAGCCCAGGCAGGCCACGGCGGCGAGCAGCCTGATGATGCCGCTCCACGGCTCGGTCCCACCGACCAGATCGGCCAGCGGCGAGGCAGAGGTGGTAAGGGCGGCCGGTCCGAGCACGATGATGCAGAGCCAGCCGATCACCCCGTAGACCAGAAGGGCGAGGCCCAGAGCAATCACGATCGCCCGGGGCAGACTGCGGCGGGGGTCACGCACCTCCTCCCCCAGCGTGGCCATGCGCGCGTAACCCGCGAAGGCGAAGAACAGCAGGCCGGCCGACTGCAGGATGCCCGACCAGCCGGCATCGACCAGGGTGCCGGGGTGAAAGACGGCCGCGCGGGCTCCGCCGACGAGGCCGGCGCCGACCACAACCACCAACACGGCCAGTCCGCCGAGCACGAGGAAGACCACCAGTGCGCTGAGCCTGGCCGTGCTGCGGATGCCGGCCAGGTTCACAGCTCCCATCACGAGCAGGGCGAGCACGGCCACGAGCCTGGCTTGCCCCGGCCACAGATAGCCGCCCAGGATCAGGGCGATGGCACCGGCCGACGCCGTCTTGCCGGCCAGGAACAACCAACCGGCCGAGAAACCCCACCACGGGCCGAGGGTCGCCCGGCCGAAGGCGTAGGCCCCGCCCGAGACCGGATGGCTCATCGCCAGTTGCGCGGAGCTCAGGGCATTCAGCGACGCGATGAGCCCGGCCAGCACGAGCCCGATGAGCAGGCCGGAGCCGGCCGCGGACGCTGCCGGAACCCAGACGTAGAAGACCCCGGCGCCGATCATGGCGGCCAGGCCGACGACGATCGCGCTACCCGTGCCGAGGTGCCGCTGCAGCGCAGCCGGGTTGTCCGGTTCGTTTCGGTCGTTCACCCAACCAGCGTAGGTAGGCCAGGTGAACGACAGGCATCCACCGAACGCCCGCCACAACTGTTGCCGCTGCGGACTTCTGCGTCCGGCGCACCGGCCGCAAATGTCCGCACGGGGAACAGTTCCCGTCGGCGGGTCTGATTTACTGGATGGCACCTATGAGCGAATTTCATCCCGAGCTGTCCGGCTACGAACCGAACGATTCCTCCCGGCCCCTGCGCGGCCGGCGGATGGTGCTGCTCACGCGCGTCGTCGTGGTGCTGGGCCTCGTCGCCCTGGTCGTGCCCGGCGTGCTGACCGGCCTCAGCATCGCCTCGGCCACAGCGGTGCGGGCCTGCAGCCAGGCCGTGGCGCGCTACTACCCACTGTCGGAGGGTTTCGACGCCCGGTTCGAGGTGAGCGGGGCAGGCGGCTTCGGCTGGCAGTGTTACGCGATCGACCAGAACGAGCGCCAGACCTTCGTGCTACCGCTGGGCATCATCCCCGGTCCGTTCCGGCCGCCGGCCACGAGCGTGTCCTAGCCGATGAGCCCCGACAGCGACGGCAGGCTCCCCACCGGGCCCACCTTCACCTTCACCACGACGCTGTGGAACACCGAGAGCATGAACGCCTGGGTCTTCGTGTCGCTTCCACAGGACCAGTCCGCGGACATCCGTGACCTCACCGACGGACTGCGCACCGGATTCGGCTCACAGCGGGTGCGGGTCGCCCTGAACGGCTCCCGGTGGGAGACCTCGATCTTCCCGGAGAGCGGGTCGGGCCGGTTCGTGTTGCCGGTGAAGAAGGCCATCCGCACGGCCGAGGGAATCGATGTGGGCGACTCGGCGACCTTCACCGTCGAACTCGTGCTCTGACGACGGCCCGGAAACGACGCCGACCGGCCCCGAGAACGGGACCGGCCGGGCGAAGCAGTGGTACGGATGCGTTACGCGGCGCCCTCGAACATCGACGTGACGGAACCCTCGTCGAAGACCTCGTGGATGGCGCGGGCCAGCAGCGGCGCGATCGGCAGCACGGTCAGCGTGGGGAAACGCTTGTCCTCGGGGATCGGCAGGGTGTCGGTGACGACGACCTCCTGGATGGCCGGGTTCTGCAGCAGGTCGAGCGCGGGCGGGCTGAACACGGCGTGCGTCGCGGCCACGACCACGCCGATGGCGCCGGCGGCCACGAGAGCCTCAGCGGCCTGCACGATGGTGCGGCCGGTGTCGATCAGGTCGTCGACGATCAGGCAGACGCGGCCCTTCACGTCACCGACGATCTCGTGCACGGTGATCTGGTTGGGCACCAGCGGGTCGCGGCGCTTGTGGATGATGGCCAGCGGGGCGCCGAGCTTGTCGCTCCAGATGTCGGCGACACGCACCCGGCCCATGTCCGGAGACACGATCGTGAGGGTGGACGGGTCAAGCTTGGCGCGGAAGTGCTCGAGGAGCACCGGCATGGCGAAGAGGTGGTCGACAGGGCCGTCGAAGAAGCCCTGGATCTGGGCGGCGTGCAGGTCGACCGACATGATGCGGTCGGCGCCGGCGACCTTGAACAGGTCGGCGACGAGGCGGGCGGAGATCGGCTCGCGGCCGCGGCCCTTCTTGTCCTGGCGTGCGTACGGGTAGAACGGGGCGACCACGGTGATGCGCTTGGCCGACGCACGCTTGAGCGCGTCCACCATGATGAGCTGTTCCATCAGCCACTCGTTGATCGGGTTGGTGTGCGACTGGATGACGAAGGCGTCGCAACCGCGCACACTCTCGTCGAATCGGGCGTAGATCTCACCGTTCGCGAAGGTGCGCGCGTCGGTGGGGATCAGCTCCGAATCAAGCTCCGCGGCGATGTCGATAGCGAGTTGTGGATGCGCTCGCCCCGAAATCAGCACCAATCGCTTTTCGCCGCTGCTCTTGATTCCAGGCACCTAGTCTCCGCTCTGTGACGCGGCTATCGCCGCGTCTGTTCCCGGCCTGTTGGTCTCTACCCAACCGACCATATTGCGTTGCGGAGCCACGTTGATCGCGAGCGAGCCGGCCGGCACGTCCTTGCGGACGACCGTTCCGGCGCCCGTGTAGGCTCCGTCTCCAATCCTAATCGGCGCGACGAACACGTTGTGCGACCCGGTGCGCACATGCGACCCGATCACGGACGGGTTCTTGTTCACGCCGTCGTAGTTCGCGAAGATCGTGCCGGCCCCGACGTTGGAGTGCACACCGACCGTCGCATCGCCGACGTAGCTCAGGTGCGGAACCTTGCTGCCCTCGCCGATGACGGCGTTCTTGGTCTCCACGAAGGTGCCGATCTTGCCGTCGGCGCCCAGCCAGGTGCCCGGCCGCAGGTAGGCGAACGGGCCGACGGTGGCACCGGCGCCGATCACCGCGAGCGTGCCGTCGGTGCGCTTCACCGTGGCTCCCTCGCCGATCTCGCAGTCCAGCAGGGTGGTGTCCGGCCCGATGGTGGCGCCGGTGGCCACGGTGGTGGAGCCGAGGATCTGAGTGCCGGGCAGCACGGTCACATCGTTCGCGAGGGTCGCCTTGAGGTCGATCCAGGTGGTGGCGGGGTCCTGCACGGTCACGCCGGCCAGCTGCCAGCCGCGCACGATGACGGCGTTGAGCTTGGCGGCGGTGTCGCTGAGCTGGGCCCGGTCGTTGATGCCGGCGACGAGCCAGGCATCCGCGACGGGCACGGCCCGCACCTCGGAGCCGGCGGCGCGCAGCAGCCCGATCACGTCGGTGAGGTACTTCTCGCCCTGCACGTTGTCGGTGGTGAGCCTGGCCAGCTGGTCGCGCAGCTCGGACAGGCCGAAGAGGTAGACGCCGGCGTTGATCTCGTCGACGGCGCGTTCGTCTTCACTGGCGTCCTTGTGCTCCACGATGCGGTCGAAGCCGCCGTCGACACCGCGGATGATGCGCCCGTAGCCGGTGACGTCGCCGGGGAACGCCGACAGCACGGTGGCCGACACGGCCCGCTCCCGGTGTGCCTCGATGAAGTTGGTGAGGGTGGCGGCGTTCAGCAGCGGCACGTCGCCGCTGATCACGAGCACGTCACCGTCGAAGTCGGCCGGCAGGGCGGCGACGGCCTGCTCAACGGCACGGCCGGTGCCGGGGATCTCGTCCTGGTCGACGAGCAGGCTCTCCGGCAGGTCGAGGGTCACGAGCTCGGCGAGGCGTTCGCGTTCGTGGCGCAGCACGGTCACGACGTACGCGGCATCCAGCGCCCTGGCGGTCGCCAGCACGTGGCTGATGATCGGCAGGCCGGCCAGCGGATGCATGAGCTTCGGCAGGCTGGACTTCATGCGGGTGCCCTGCCCTGCGGCGAGCACGATGACGGCGAGACGGGAATCGGTCACGGGTTTCCTCTCAACTGCGAGCTCCGCCGCCAGGACTCGAACCTAGACCTAACAGCTCCAAAGGCTGTCGTGCTGCCATTACACCACGGCGGATTGCTCCGGCTTTCAGGCCGGGCAACGCAGTCAAGTCTGCCAGATGTGCGACGCCCCGGGCGTCATCGGCCCGTTCCGGCCCGGTAAAGGCCGGATAATGAGTGAATGCCTGCGAATGACGAAGTCGACCGGATCGTTGATGCCTGGCTGCGCGAACGCCCCGACCTGGATTTCGCACCCCTGCAGGTGTTTTCCCGCGTCGCCCGGCTGAGCAAACATCTGGACCGCGCCCGGCGCACAGCGTTCTCCCGCTCCGAACTGGACTCCTGGGAATTCGACGTGCTCTCGGCCCTCCGCCGCGCCGGCGCGCCCTACGAGCTGAGCCCGAAGCTGCTGCTGCAGCAGACCCTGGTCTCCAGCGGCACCATGACCAACCGCATCGACAGGCTCGTCGAACGCGGCCTGGTGACCAGGCGCACCGACCCCAACGACGGCCGCGGCATCTTCGTGGGCATGACGGCGGGCGGTCTCACCCGGGTGGATGCCGCGATCACCCGCCTGGTCGACGCCGAGGCCGCCCTGCTGGAGAGCCTCTCCGGCGCCGACCAGGAGCGCCTGGCCGCGCTGCTCCGCCGCCTGAGCCTGGACTTCGACTAGCGGGTCAGCGCCGCAACGCCTTGCGGGCCAGCCAGTTTCCGAGGAACTGCACCAGCTGCACCAAGACGATGATCAGCAGCACGGCCGCCCAGGTGACGACGGGGTCGAACTGGCGCCAGCCGTAGAGCAGCGCGAACGCGCCCAGCCCGCCGCCGCCGACATACCCGGCCACGGCCGACATGTCCACGAGCGCCACAAAGATGAAGGTGTAGCCGAGGATCAGCGGGCCGAGGGCCTCGGGCAGCAGCACCGTGAAGATGATGCGGATCGGGCCGGCACCCACGCTGCGGGCCGCTTCGATCACGCCGGGCGTCACGGTGAGCAGGTTCTGCTCAGCGATCCGCGCCATCGCGAACATGGCGGCGAGGGCGATCGTGAAGATCATCGCGTTGTTGCCGATGCCGGTGCCCACCACGGCGCGGGTGAGCGGTTGCACGGCCGCCAGGAAGATGATGAACGGGATGGGCCTGATGGTGTTGACGAGCACGTTGAGCACGCCGAACACGCCCCGGTTGGCCAGGATGCTGCCCGCCCGGGTGAGGTAGAGGCCGAGGCCGACGACCAGGCCGCCGAACCCGCCGAAGAGCAGGGTGAGGCCGACGATGTACAGGGTCTCGCCTGCAGCCTTCCAGAATTCGGGCAGCAGGTCGATGAGGGAGTCGAACATCAGCGCACCTCGGTGACTGTGGTGAGCGCGCGCACCCGGTCGAGCGCGGCGTCGATGGTCGCGTCCTCCCCGGTCAGCGTGAGGGTGAGGTGGCCGAACGGGCGGCCCTGGATCTCGTTGATGCCGCCGTAGACGACCTGGAACGCGACGCCGTCGCGGGAGAACTCACCGAACACCCGGGTCTGGTCGACCGTGTCCTCGCGGAAGGCGAGGGTGACGATGCGACCGGTGTGGCGGGCGCGCAGCACGGCCAGCTCCGGCACGGAGGGCAGCCCCTTCACCACCGTCGAGACGAACCGGGCGGATGCCGCCTGTTGCGGATTGGAGAACACGTCGAACACGTCGCCGCGTTCGATGATGCGGCCCTTGTCCATCACGGCGACCTTGGTGGCCAGCGTCTGGATGACATCCATCTCGTGGGTGATCACGATGATCGTCACCCCGAATTCGCGATTGACCCGGCCGAGCAGTTCGAGCACCTCGTGGGTGGTCTCCGGGTCGAGGGCGCTGGTGGCCTCGTCGGCCAGCAGCAGGGCCGGCGACGTGGCCAGAGCGCGGGCGATGCCCACGCGCTGCTTCTGACCGCCGGAGAGCTGGTCCGGGTAGGAGCCAGCCTTGTCGGCCAGGCCCACGAAGTCGAGCATCTCGGCGACGCGCGTGGCGCGACCGGCCTTGTCGCGGCCGGCGACCTCGAGCGGATACGCCACGTTGCGGGCGACGGTGCGGGAGTTCAGCAGGTTGAACTGCTGGAAGATCATGCCGATGCCGAGCCGAACCGGCCGCAGCTCCCGCTCGGGCAGGCCGGCGACGTCACGGCCGTCGATGAGGATCTGCCCGGCGGTGGAGCGCTCGAGCACGTTCACCAGGCGCACGAGGGTGCTCTTGCCCGCCCCGGAGTAGCCGATGATGCCGTAGACGTCGCCGGCGTCGACGGTGAGGCTCACGTCGTCGATGGCCGTCACATCCGGTGCGCCCTTGACGGTGGCCGGGTACACCTTGCTGACATTTCTCAGTTCGACGAGCGGGGTTGGTGCGGGCATATCGGTCCTTCGGTTGGAACGTGGAAAGGCCGGCCGCTCCTCGCGGGGAGGAGCGACCGGCCGGGGTGGGGCCTACTTCTGTGCGGCGGTGTCTTCCTCGACCGTGGCCAGGGCGGCCTGCAGGTCGGCGGCCGACGTGGTCGCCAGCACGGCGGATCCGCCGGAGACGTCGAGCACGCCGTCAGTGACGGCCTTCGTGGTCTGGAAGATGTCGACGAGCTTCGCGTAGGTCTTGTTGTCCTTGTCCTCGGCGCGGGTGGCGAACACGTTCACGTACGGGAGGGCGGACTCGTCGGAGGGGTCGTCCTTGATGAGGGCGTCCTCGAACTTGAGTCCGGCCTTCTCGACGAAGTCGTTGTTGATGACCGCGGCGTCGACATCGGGCAGCGAGGTCGCGGTGAGCGAGGCCTCGAGCGCCGTGACGGTGACCTTGGACTTGTCGGTGTCGACGTCGTCGAGGGTGGTGAAGATGGATCCGCCGTCTTTCAGGGTCACCAGGTCGGCGCTCTGCAGCAGGAGGAGGGCGCGGGCCAGGTTGCTCGCGTCGTTCGGGACGGCAACGGTGTCGCCCTCACCGAGGTCGGCGATGTCGGTGATCTTGGTGGAGTACAGGCCGAGCGGGTAGATCGCGGTCGCGCCGATGGGCGTGAGGTCCTCGCCGCTGGAGACGTTGTAGTCGGCCAGGTAGACCAGGTGCTGGAACTGGTTGATGTCGATGTCGCCGTTGGTGAGGGCGGGGTTGGGCTGGGTGTACTCGGCGAAGTCGACGATCTCCACCGTGATGCCCTCGGCCGCCGCGGCCTCGGTGTAGTCGGCCCAGTACGGGTCGCTGGCCCCGACGACGCCGATCTTCACGGTCTCATCGTCAGCGCCTCCGGATGCACCGGCGCAGCCGGCGAGCAGGGCCACGACGGGCACGACGGCCAGGGCCGCCCAGAGGTTCTTCTTCTTCAGGATTTTCGCGCTCACGCTGATCTCCACGTTTCATGTCATGTTTCGCTGTGTGACTCCACCGGTGCGGGCGGAGTGTGCGCCGGGCACGACGAAGAGATCACAAACTTCGGGACTTATGG belongs to Cryobacterium sp. SO2 and includes:
- the pth gene encoding aminoacyl-tRNA hydrolase; this encodes MDENLWLVVGLGNPGPGYAGNRHNVGHMVTAVLADRLRANFKNHKANASVAEGRSVPGGPKLILAKPNSFMNLSGGPVAGLLRFYSLDVSRLIVVHDELDLPFDTLKIKVGGGHGGHNGVRDIISAAGSNEFTRIRMGIGRPPGRQNAADFVLHDFSSTERATLPIMLEDAADAIEMIAFDGVTAAQQKFHAPPA
- a CDS encoding 50S ribosomal protein L25/general stress protein Ctc, producing the protein MAEAKNNNNKIAADARVSFGKGAARKLRVLGKIPAVIYGHGTDPVHVALPAHEIGLLLRRANAVLELDVEGTTHLTLVKDVQKDPVRQIIEHLDLIVIRKGEKVQVEVAVHVTGEPAAGTTADLDAKTLLLEVEATNIPQSVSVDVEGLEDGALIHASEITLPEGASLISDPEMVVVGVHLPAEEEEEETATEEAPAEEAAAE
- a CDS encoding FCD domain-containing protein, whose product is MASLHTRVTEDVGRSIVDGAVPAGAVLLSDEIERRQGVSRSVIREAIRVLGSMGLVESVKRVGIRVLPAESWNVYDPTLIRWRLLGPGKGDQLRSLTELRSAVEPMAAELAARHADPSVSAELIEVAELMRVVGSSGDVSRFLELDIRFHRLVLQGSGNEMFAKLDEPIAAVLSGRTDLGLMPDHPHENTLQLHADVADAVAGGHPGQAREAMELIMRRTYAEVQPTWTAASGQ
- the gndA gene encoding NADP-dependent phosphogluconate dehydrogenase yields the protein MCVSETGSANIGVVGLAVMGSNLARNLASREGNTVAVYNRSPERTRLLTDEHPEAGFVASETIEEFVASLKTPRTAIIMVQAGKGTDAVISQLTELFEPGDIIVDGGNALFTDTLRREKAVRETGINFVGAGISGGEEGALKGPSIMPGGSAEAYVTLGPILESIAAVVDGVPCVTHVGTDGAGHFVKMIHNGIEYADMQLIGEAYDLIRRGTGKTPVEISEIFTEWNKGDLESYLIEITAEVLKQVDAKTGQPLVDVILDQAGSKGTGVWTVQTALDLGIPVSGIAEAVFARSVSSKPAQRAAAAALPGPTANPVEDVDGFIEGVRQALYASKIIAYSQGFDAIVAGAEQYNWDIKKGDIAKIWRGGCIIRARFLNRITEAYTENPGLVSLVTAPFFTDVVAKAQDSWRNVVADAAHAGIPAPVFASSLAYYDSLRADRLPAALTQGQRDFFGAHTYKRVDMEGTFHTLWSGDRSEIVTEGSSH
- a CDS encoding APC family permease; protein product: MNDRNEPDNPAALQRHLGTGSAIVVGLAAMIGAGVFYVWVPAASAAGSGLLIGLVLAGLIASLNALSSAQLAMSHPVSGGAYAFGRATLGPWWGFSAGWLFLAGKTASAGAIALILGGYLWPGQARLVAVLALLVMGAVNLAGIRSTARLSALVVFLVLGGLAVLVVVVGAGLVGGARAAVFHPGTLVDAGWSGILQSAGLLFFAFAGYARMATLGEEVRDPRRSLPRAIVIALGLALLVYGVIGWLCIIVLGPAALTTSASPLADLVGGTEPWSGIIRLLAAVACLGSLAGILAGLSRTGLAMAREGDLPGGLSRVSVTRQTPVTAEVSVGLVAILGVLVLDPAQLVGFSACAVLVYYAIAHLAALRQPRAERWLPRAVQYLGVAGCLLLAVTLPWPGVLAAIAWLALGLLGRALRLSRAARRARRPRPARHP
- a CDS encoding DUF1905 domain-containing protein encodes the protein MSPDSDGRLPTGPTFTFTTTLWNTESMNAWVFVSLPQDQSADIRDLTDGLRTGFGSQRVRVALNGSRWETSIFPESGSGRFVLPVKKAIRTAEGIDVGDSATFTVELVL
- a CDS encoding ribose-phosphate diphosphokinase, whose amino-acid sequence is MPGIKSSGEKRLVLISGRAHPQLAIDIAAELDSELIPTDARTFANGEIYARFDESVRGCDAFVIQSHTNPINEWLMEQLIMVDALKRASAKRITVVAPFYPYARQDKKGRGREPISARLVADLFKVAGADRIMSVDLHAAQIQGFFDGPVDHLFAMPVLLEHFRAKLDPSTLTIVSPDMGRVRVADIWSDKLGAPLAIIHKRRDPLVPNQITVHEIVGDVKGRVCLIVDDLIDTGRTIVQAAEALVAAGAIGVVVAATHAVFSPPALDLLQNPAIQEVVVTDTLPIPEDKRFPTLTVLPIAPLLARAIHEVFDEGSVTSMFEGAA